From one Thalassospira lucentensis genomic stretch:
- a CDS encoding LysR family transcriptional regulator encodes MDTRELQALIAVADEKSFHGAAAHLGLTQPAITRRIQRLEERIGTQLFDRSLKPLQPTPAGHRALAEARDLLRRLNGFTESITGNNAVTGPFRLGVSHGAAPLLAARELRDLHTRFPDMSLTIKSGWSSELLPLMRRGEIDAMLSLDGPHGTIGGTDVRDIPVSLRAQKLLDDQIVAIGPRSAKHHPKNIAELAEHPMVLMPDGCTFRALGNAWARQNGVQIKSVLEVSALELQIEMVAAGAGYGIMARRFCMHSPAANRIRILDIPGMNWDMGIMLIRRQANTDLDDIIDTVGKIVVEAGAISDPLPDNNAQMLSA; translated from the coding sequence ATGGATACCCGCGAACTTCAGGCATTGATTGCCGTGGCCGATGAAAAATCCTTTCATGGGGCGGCGGCCCACCTTGGCCTGACGCAGCCCGCCATCACGCGCCGCATCCAGCGCCTTGAAGAACGCATTGGCACACAGCTTTTTGACCGGTCATTGAAACCATTGCAACCGACCCCTGCCGGGCATCGTGCATTGGCCGAAGCCCGTGATCTTTTGCGCCGCCTTAACGGTTTCACCGAAAGCATCACCGGCAACAATGCCGTGACGGGCCCCTTCCGCCTTGGCGTCAGCCACGGGGCGGCACCTCTGCTGGCGGCACGTGAACTGCGCGACCTGCACACACGTTTTCCTGACATGTCGCTTACGATCAAAAGCGGCTGGTCAAGCGAGCTGTTGCCGCTGATGCGGCGGGGTGAAATTGATGCCATGCTGTCGCTGGATGGTCCACATGGCACAATCGGTGGGACCGATGTCCGAGATATTCCGGTAAGTCTGCGCGCGCAAAAGCTTCTTGATGACCAAATCGTTGCCATCGGACCACGATCGGCCAAACACCACCCGAAAAACATTGCCGAACTGGCCGAACATCCAATGGTTCTGATGCCGGATGGCTGTACTTTCCGGGCACTTGGCAATGCGTGGGCGCGTCAGAACGGGGTGCAGATCAAATCCGTGCTCGAAGTTTCCGCCCTTGAATTGCAGATCGAAATGGTTGCCGCCGGTGCGGGATACGGCATCATGGCACGGCGGTTCTGCATGCACAGTCCGGCGGCAAACCGCATTCGCATCCTTGATATTCCCGGCATGAACTGGGATATGGGGATCATGCTGATCCGCCGTCAGGCCAATACCGATCTTGATGATATCATTGATACCGTTGGCAAAATTGTCGTCGAAGCCGGTGCGATATCCGATCCGCTGCCAGATAATAATGCGCAAATGTTATCAGCATAA
- a CDS encoding DUF3095 domain-containing protein, giving the protein MPVNNPYLDIPVFNDFAKVLDPSIYHELPDDWWVGTSDIAGSTKAVAAGRFKDVNMVGASVICAVSNALGHSDYPFIFGGDGAGFACPPDHIDAVRDALAATATWANEALGFDLRVALIRIAEIRATGRNVRVARYAVSPPVSYAMFSGRGMKWAEDQMKQGDNLVAPAPAGTQPNLSGLSCRWSPIKAAEDSEILSIIVLPGEDRPLFDVCAAKLFDILDSSPRKSSPIPAAGPAFKFPPSGLRLEALATRAPGGSLFKAWVQALYISLIALILFKTGKSVGGFDPVRYRDYTALNTDFRKFGDGLWMTVNCTPDQSRDIEDLLLEAEQHGDIHFGVHHQKTALMTCIVPSVTNDAHFHFLDGGEGGYTAAATACKTKMQKMADALKQARHASNISLDPA; this is encoded by the coding sequence ATGCCTGTGAACAATCCCTATCTCGACATCCCGGTTTTTAACGATTTCGCCAAGGTTCTTGATCCGTCAATCTATCACGAACTGCCAGATGACTGGTGGGTCGGCACATCCGATATTGCCGGATCGACCAAAGCCGTCGCAGCCGGCCGGTTCAAGGATGTCAACATGGTCGGGGCCTCGGTAATTTGCGCGGTAAGCAATGCGCTTGGCCATTCCGATTATCCCTTTATTTTTGGCGGCGATGGTGCCGGTTTTGCCTGCCCGCCCGATCATATTGACGCCGTGCGCGATGCCCTTGCAGCCACCGCGACATGGGCGAACGAAGCCCTTGGTTTTGATCTGAGGGTTGCCTTGATACGGATTGCCGAAATTCGGGCAACCGGGCGCAATGTAAGGGTGGCACGTTACGCGGTTTCACCGCCGGTTTCCTATGCGATGTTTTCCGGGCGCGGCATGAAATGGGCCGAAGACCAGATGAAACAGGGGGACAATCTCGTTGCCCCGGCCCCCGCAGGGACCCAGCCGAACCTTAGCGGCCTGTCATGTCGCTGGTCACCGATCAAGGCTGCCGAGGATAGCGAAATCCTGTCGATCATCGTTCTGCCCGGCGAAGACCGACCTCTATTTGATGTCTGTGCTGCCAAGCTGTTTGACATCCTTGATAGCAGCCCGCGTAAAAGCAGCCCGATCCCCGCTGCCGGACCCGCATTCAAATTCCCGCCATCGGGTCTGCGGCTTGAAGCGCTGGCAACGCGCGCACCAGGCGGATCGCTTTTCAAGGCATGGGTACAGGCGCTGTATATTTCCCTGATCGCGCTGATCCTGTTTAAAACCGGGAAATCCGTCGGCGGCTTTGATCCGGTGCGCTATCGCGACTATACGGCACTGAATACCGATTTTCGCAAATTCGGTGATGGACTGTGGATGACGGTCAATTGCACACCCGATCAGTCACGCGATATTGAAGACCTTCTGCTCGAAGCCGAACAGCACGGCGACATTCACTTCGGCGTGCATCACCAGAAAACCGCCCTGATGACCTGCATCGTACCATCCGTCACCAACGATGCGCATTTTCATTTTCTTGATGGCGGCGAAGGCGGCTATACCGCGGCAGCAACAGCATGCAAAACCAAAATGCAGAAAATGGCCGATGCCCTGAAACAGGCCAGACATGCATCAAATATATCGCTAGATCCAGCATGA
- a CDS encoding SlyX family protein — MSQQAPDTRINELEIHIAHLESAMHDMSDMIKSQWDRIDLLERRNKLMAEDIKRLVDFLRTSPEDDAPPPHY; from the coding sequence ATGAGCCAGCAAGCCCCCGATACCCGCATCAACGAACTCGAAATCCATATTGCCCATCTCGAAAGCGCGATGCATGACATGTCCGACATGATCAAATCGCAGTGGGACCGGATTGATCTGCTGGAACGGCGCAACAAATTGATGGCCGAAGATATTAAACGGCTTGTTGATTTCCTGCGTACATCACCAGAAGATGATGCACCGCCGCCTCATTACTAA
- a CDS encoding class I SAM-dependent methyltransferase, which produces MSELSILVILGVVIALILIYAIRLRAVPMPSGRKARTEIISYLPKEPCRVTDFGSGWGDLAISIARARPDITVTGIELSPLPYAVSRIRARLAQLENLSLVHADFRKRDQDPGDVVVCFLDPRVMADIGDVLNQRMVLGGIVISRAFAIPGWQAFGEVPMQSGSDMLYLYRVGSHLSG; this is translated from the coding sequence GTGAGCGAATTATCCATCCTTGTCATTCTGGGCGTCGTTATTGCCTTGATCCTGATTTATGCGATCCGGCTGCGTGCGGTGCCGATGCCAAGTGGTCGCAAGGCACGAACGGAAATCATATCCTATCTGCCCAAGGAACCCTGCCGGGTGACGGATTTCGGATCGGGTTGGGGAGACTTGGCAATCAGCATTGCGCGAGCCCGGCCTGACATTACCGTGACAGGGATCGAACTATCGCCTTTGCCCTATGCGGTCAGCCGCATTCGTGCACGGCTCGCCCAGCTTGAAAACCTCTCTTTGGTGCATGCGGATTTCAGAAAGCGAGATCAGGACCCGGGGGATGTTGTTGTGTGCTTCCTTGACCCGCGCGTGATGGCAGATATCGGCGATGTACTAAATCAGCGTATGGTGCTCGGCGGGATCGTAATATCGCGCGCCTTTGCCATTCCCGGCTGGCAGGCATTTGGCGAGGTCCCGATGCAGTCGGGGAGCGATATGCTTTATCTTTATCGGGTGGGATCGCATCTGTCAGGATAA
- a CDS encoding NAD(P)-dependent oxidoreductase: MGSGQIAKAANQMIVGITIGAIAEAFSMADEAGVDLHKLRSALTGGFADSAILQKHGERMIERNFEPGGKVVTQRKDLYQALEFSEGELGLELPFSRLALELYEELIEMGGGDLDHSALIKIYEEE; this comes from the coding sequence ATCGGATCAGGCCAGATCGCAAAAGCCGCCAACCAGATGATTGTCGGCATCACCATCGGCGCCATTGCCGAAGCCTTTTCCATGGCCGACGAAGCCGGGGTCGATCTGCACAAATTGCGATCCGCCCTGACCGGCGGCTTTGCGGATTCTGCCATCCTGCAAAAGCACGGCGAACGCATGATCGAACGTAATTTCGAACCCGGCGGCAAGGTCGTCACCCAGCGCAAGGATCTGTATCAAGCGCTTGAATTTTCCGAAGGCGAGCTTGGCCTTGAATTGCCCTTCTCGCGCCTCGCACTCGAACTTTACGAAGAACTGATCGAAATGGGCGGCGGCGATCTTGACCATTCCGCCCTGATCAAGATTTACGAAGAAGAATAA
- a CDS encoding tellurite resistance TerB family protein, which translates to MISHQDALIYTMVMVSASDNDITDAELSAMGRRVRYLPIFAGFDNDGVTAVARDCAKLLAEEDGLDSTLDMIREALPRKLRETAYVFACEIVLSDSEISQEELRILELIRHRLDIDRLVGAAIERAMAARYVRPGEF; encoded by the coding sequence GTGATCTCGCATCAGGACGCCTTGATTTACACAATGGTTATGGTTTCGGCCTCGGATAACGATATTACCGACGCAGAATTGTCCGCAATGGGGCGTCGGGTTCGTTACCTTCCGATTTTTGCCGGCTTTGACAATGACGGTGTCACCGCAGTTGCACGTGACTGTGCCAAGTTACTTGCCGAAGAAGACGGGCTCGACAGCACGCTGGATATGATCCGCGAAGCCCTGCCGCGCAAATTGCGCGAAACAGCCTATGTCTTTGCCTGTGAAATTGTCCTGTCTGACAGCGAAATCAGCCAGGAAGAACTTCGCATTCTCGAATTGATACGTCACCGCCTTGATATCGACCGCCTTGTAGGTGCAGCCATTGAACGCGCGATGGCCGCGCGTTATGTCCGCCCTGGCGAATTCTAG
- a CDS encoding EAL domain-containing protein: MTNKPGMGVIISSNAAGTLAALIGHLRVPSGVYDPIGESLLVNAPWVQTISPDLADDTWQKIDTHPEIARNIREISAEALNAVGYFSRVDHIDGRDVQFFAWQLSFSEQVYVRIIALQDADATTGTGVLISPQPVLVVERDGGLRFSNKAAEQAALEMGLPGALSLTKPTGQRALFEEGEDNGDWDEVRTVHYGQRIYQWQRMPLPTQDAIALFGQERTREESYRRALEHAVHGIIDLAADGTLTSVNEEAATLFGYDNVRELRQAYLTNPEKFYARSEDLRDLRRDLVSGNGIQARDVEMRRQDGSQLWVRINATEIRGEGGSLLGYSVTVTDITKSRQAEYDLRRRQERYRALVQTAGSVILFLDSEGRILEYNRECEWTFGYSWMEAAGQNFFDFLLLPGERDQVRQAIKRLISGEIIKDEVISFRRRDGEMRLLQWNARAHFGEDGDVSGVICIGQDVTEKLSVERALRRAEEKYRGIFENSAEGLYQSRPLGDILSANPAFVSILGYDSADELLVSQSGFSQCYLNPTNRLRLTGKLLRDGAVQGFEAEMRRRDGKIIWVEENARLVRDDKGVPVLIEGSITDITDRKRSEARIQFLAHHDGLTGLPNRTLFQERLAAAVKRGKHEKRSFVLMLFDLDNFKDINDTLGHPIGDLLLQGVGERMRVCLRNEDVVARLGGDEFAVLIHDPGTVEEVTLVAQRLIERVSERFMLDGNEVQASTSVGICMFPQDGRDEKDLFRNVDLALYCSKAEGRNRYHFFEPRLQVEVQERKALERDLSHAIENDELELFYQPIIDIANHKIIGMEALVRWFHPSRGQVSPVDFIPVAERMGIIADVGRWVLNQACKQTRQWVDAGYGELTISVNLSPLELARHEDLIESVGDVLERSRLNPTQLQFEVTESAVMDNPREAAITLGILRNQGIRIAIDDFGTGYSSLAYLKRFPVDKIKIDRSFIIDLDSRDGNAAIVRAVVFLARSFGMAVNVEGIETEMQLERIVSEGVDEVQGFYFSKPIPASDFEVLLKSNVTTPFDVSFGGNSRPH, from the coding sequence ATGACGAATAAGCCGGGTATGGGAGTTATCATTTCAAGCAATGCTGCGGGAACTCTTGCGGCGTTGATTGGGCATCTTCGTGTACCGTCGGGGGTTTATGATCCCATCGGCGAGAGCCTTCTTGTCAATGCGCCGTGGGTGCAGACGATCTCGCCCGACCTTGCCGATGATACCTGGCAAAAAATCGATACCCATCCCGAAATTGCCCGAAATATTCGTGAAATCAGTGCCGAAGCCCTTAATGCCGTCGGCTATTTTTCGCGCGTTGATCATATCGACGGTCGCGATGTTCAGTTTTTTGCCTGGCAGCTTTCATTTTCCGAACAGGTTTATGTCCGCATCATCGCCCTGCAGGATGCCGATGCAACGACAGGCACCGGGGTTCTGATTTCCCCGCAACCGGTTCTTGTGGTCGAACGCGATGGCGGTTTGCGATTCTCGAACAAGGCAGCAGAACAGGCTGCCCTCGAAATGGGGCTGCCCGGTGCATTGTCGCTGACCAAGCCAACCGGACAACGTGCCCTGTTCGAAGAAGGGGAGGATAACGGCGACTGGGATGAGGTTCGAACGGTCCATTACGGGCAGCGGATTTACCAGTGGCAGCGCATGCCTTTGCCGACGCAGGATGCGATTGCGCTGTTCGGGCAGGAACGCACGCGCGAGGAAAGCTATCGCCGGGCACTTGAACATGCCGTACATGGTATTATTGATCTGGCGGCTGATGGCACCCTGACCAGTGTGAACGAAGAAGCCGCAACATTGTTTGGCTATGACAATGTCCGTGAACTGCGTCAGGCCTATCTGACCAATCCCGAAAAGTTCTATGCCCGATCCGAGGATTTGCGCGATTTGCGCCGCGATCTTGTATCGGGCAACGGCATTCAGGCGCGCGATGTGGAAATGCGCCGTCAGGATGGCAGTCAGCTTTGGGTGCGGATCAACGCGACAGAAATCCGGGGCGAGGGCGGATCGCTTCTGGGGTATAGCGTTACCGTTACCGACATCACCAAAAGCCGTCAGGCGGAATATGATCTGCGCCGTCGCCAGGAACGTTATCGTGCGTTGGTGCAAACCGCGGGCAGCGTGATCCTGTTTCTTGATAGCGAAGGACGCATTCTGGAATATAACCGCGAATGCGAATGGACATTCGGCTATTCCTGGATGGAAGCAGCGGGGCAGAATTTCTTTGATTTCCTGTTGCTTCCGGGGGAACGCGATCAGGTGCGGCAGGCGATCAAGCGCCTGATTTCCGGTGAGATCATCAAGGACGAAGTCATTTCATTCCGTCGTCGCGACGGCGAGATGCGCCTGTTGCAATGGAATGCGCGTGCGCATTTTGGTGAAGATGGGGACGTATCGGGGGTGATCTGCATCGGGCAGGATGTGACCGAAAAACTGTCGGTCGAACGTGCTCTTCGCCGGGCCGAGGAAAAATATCGCGGTATTTTCGAAAATTCCGCCGAAGGGCTTTATCAAAGCCGCCCGCTTGGCGATATCCTGTCGGCCAATCCGGCCTTTGTGTCGATCCTTGGCTATGACAGTGCCGATGAATTGCTGGTGTCACAAAGCGGGTTTTCGCAATGTTACCTGAACCCGACCAATCGGTTACGTTTGACGGGTAAACTGTTGCGTGACGGCGCGGTTCAGGGTTTTGAAGCCGAAATGCGCCGCCGGGACGGCAAGATCATCTGGGTTGAGGAAAATGCCCGGCTGGTCCGCGATGACAAGGGTGTTCCGGTTCTGATCGAAGGATCGATCACGGATATCACGGATCGAAAACGCAGCGAAGCCCGCATCCAGTTCCTGGCTCATCATGACGGATTGACCGGACTTCCCAACCGAACCCTGTTTCAGGAACGTCTTGCTGCCGCGGTCAAGCGCGGCAAGCATGAAAAGCGCAGTTTTGTGCTGATGCTGTTTGATCTGGATAACTTCAAGGACATCAATGATACGCTAGGGCATCCCATCGGCGACCTACTCTTGCAGGGGGTAGGGGAGCGCATGCGGGTGTGCCTGCGTAATGAAGATGTTGTCGCACGCCTTGGCGGGGATGAATTTGCCGTTCTGATCCATGATCCGGGCACGGTCGAGGAAGTGACCCTTGTTGCGCAGCGACTGATTGAACGGGTGTCTGAACGCTTCATGCTGGACGGGAACGAGGTGCAGGCATCGACATCGGTCGGGATTTGCATGTTCCCGCAGGACGGGCGCGATGAAAAGGACCTTTTCCGCAATGTCGATCTGGCGCTGTATTGCTCCAAGGCCGAAGGGCGCAACCGGTATCATTTCTTCGAGCCGCGTTTGCAGGTCGAAGTGCAGGAACGCAAGGCGCTGGAACGTGACCTTAGCCACGCGATTGAAAATGACGAGCTGGAGCTGTTCTATCAGCCGATCATTGATATCGCGAACCACAAGATCATCGGGATGGAGGCGTTGGTGCGCTGGTTCCATCCATCACGCGGGCAGGTGAGCCCGGTCGATTTCATTCCCGTGGCCGAACGCATGGGAATCATTGCCGATGTCGGGCGCTGGGTGCTCAATCAGGCCTGCAAACAGACCCGGCAATGGGTCGATGCCGGTTATGGCGAACTGACGATTTCGGTCAATCTTTCGCCGCTGGAGCTGGCACGGCACGAGGATCTGATTGAAAGTGTCGGCGATGTTCTGGAACGGTCACGTCTGAACCCGACCCAGTTGCAGTTTGAAGTCACCGAAAGTGCGGTGATGGATAACCCGCGCGAAGCGGCGATCACACTTGGCATTCTGCGCAATCAGGGGATCCGGATTGCGATTGATGATTTCGGGACCGGTTATTCATCGCTGGCCTATCTGAAACGGTTCCCGGTCGACAAGATCAAGATCGACCGGTCGTTTATCATTGATCTGGACAGTCGCGATGGCAATGCGGCAATCGTGCGCGCGGTGGTCTTCCTGGCGCGGTCATTTGGCATGGCGGTCAATGTCGAGGGGATCGAGACGGAAATGCAACTTGAACGCATCGTTTCCGAAGGGGTCGACGAGGTGCAGGGCTTCTATTTCAGCAAGCCAATCCCGGCCAGCGATTTTGAAGTGCTGTTGAAATCGAACGTGACCACGCCGTTCGATGTGTCCTTTGGCGGGAACTCGCGGCCGCACTGA
- a CDS encoding Crp/Fnr family transcriptional regulator, which translates to MNNEDALKHLEKLAENPALDMGANTAIGHHEGDSEYIYRILSGLVMQCHYAEDGERQVCRVFRPCDLIGLETVVEPGLALISETLTPTVLMRIPVARVRMAQTNNPELQQAILRLLAREVVDGYNWKVNLGTGSAMRRICRFLLWSAKDDHCPLPTRDKLGSIIATTTETASRMIADLRRQGVLRKSRSRPLTVVIDRDRVRQKAGDFWDHRAA; encoded by the coding sequence ATGAACAACGAAGACGCCTTGAAACATCTTGAGAAACTTGCTGAAAACCCGGCCCTTGATATGGGGGCCAATACAGCCATCGGACATCACGAAGGGGACAGCGAATATATTTATCGCATCCTGTCGGGCCTTGTGATGCAATGTCACTATGCCGAAGATGGCGAACGTCAGGTCTGCCGCGTGTTTCGCCCCTGCGACCTCATCGGACTTGAGACCGTTGTCGAACCGGGTCTGGCACTGATCAGCGAAACCCTGACACCGACGGTGCTTATGCGCATTCCGGTTGCGCGTGTTCGCATGGCCCAGACAAACAACCCCGAACTGCAACAGGCAATCCTGCGCCTGCTCGCACGCGAGGTTGTCGATGGCTATAACTGGAAGGTCAATCTGGGGACCGGGTCGGCGATGCGCCGGATTTGCCGGTTCCTGCTCTGGAGTGCCAAGGATGATCACTGCCCTCTACCGACACGCGACAAGCTGGGCAGCATCATCGCCACAACCACCGAAACCGCAAGCCGCATGATTGCCGATCTACGTCGTCAGGGTGTCCTGCGCAAAAGCCGGTCACGCCCTTTAACGGTCGTGATCGACCGGGATCGCGTGCGCCAGAAGGCCGGTGATTTCTGGGATCACCGCGCCGCGTGA